A window of Roseiflexus castenholzii DSM 13941 genomic DNA:
CTATGCCCACAACGATCCTATGGCTATCGCGTCCTTCACCATGGCGCGGGATCTGGGGCGTGACCCGGACTCGATCCTGTTCATCGGCATCGACGCTCTTCCGACGCCCGATGGCGGCATCCAGGCGGTGCGGCAGGGACAACTCGATGTCACCTATGTGTACCCGACCGGTGGGGCGGAAGCTGTCGAGTGGGCGATTCGGATACTGGAGCGAGGCGAAACGCCACCGCGCGAGGTTATTCTTGACACGGAAGAAGTGACCAGGGCGAATGCCGACGCTCTATGGCAAAAATATGGAGGGCGGTAATCATGCGCAGTATTCGGACGGTGTGGTTGACCATTTTGCTCCTCTTTGCGTTGTTGCCCATGCTCGTTGTTGGTGGTGTTCTCTCCTGGATCGGGAGAGACCTGCAAATCCGGCAGGCGCTGAGCATTCAGCATGAGATTGCCGAACGCAGCGAGGCGCTTGTGGTGAACTTTGTCGAAGAGGCGCTTCTGGAGGCGAACATACTGGTGCGCACACCCGCCTTTGTGAATGGATCGCCGGAACAGCAGCGCGCATTGCTGTCGCAGACGCTCTTCGAGCGCAATCTGTTCGACAGCCTCGTCATTGCGGATGCAGCCGGCGTGGAACGGTTGGGCGTCTCGCGTCTTGGCATCGCGCGCCCCGATCAACTGACCAACCGCGCGTCCGATCCTATGTTTGCCGCAGCGGTGAGCACGGAACAACCGACGTTTGGCGAACTGCGGACCCATCCGCTCAACGGCGAATTGTTGTTACCTATCGCACTGCCGTACCGCTTTCCCGGCGCCGCGAGCGTCACGGGCGTCCTGTTTGCCGAGGCGCGTATGAGCCGGGTGATTGAGCAGGTCGTCAACATACCGGTCGGTATGAACGGCGCCGTCACGCTCTTCAATCGGAACGGGCAGGTTATTGCCCACCGTAATCGCGACCTGATCGGGCGAACCGTGGCGCTGCCGGTGACAGACGAACCGCAGACTCTGAGCGGCGCGGCCGGCACGATTGTCCTCATGACCCTGCGCGATGTCGTGACGGGCGACTACATCTTGCGCATTGCCGTCGAACAACCGGTGGATGAGGTCTATCAACCATTTGTTCAAAATCTCCAGATTATCGCAGCACTGGTGGCGCTGACCGCAAGTGCGGCTGTGGTGGGCAGTATGATCGTTGTTCAGACGATCACCCGCCCGATTCTGCGCCTTGCCCATGTGAGCGAAGCGATCAGCGTCGGCGATCTGTCGCAACGGGTTCCAGTCACGAGGCGTGATGAGATCGGACTATTGCAGCAGAACTTCAATCGGATGGCGGAGAATATTCTTGCGCAGCAAACGGCGCTCGCTGCGCGCAACGCCGAACTCGAACAAAGTTTCCAGGCGCAGCGCCGGTTGTTCGAGACGGTGCAGCAACTCTCAACACCGCTGCTGCCGGTGTGGGAAGGAGTGGTGGTGATGCCGATCATCGGGCACGTGGACGCCGAACGCGGTCGGGCAATCCTCGACGCCCTGTTGCACGGGATTGCCGAACGACGCGCGCGGGTCGCTATTCTGGACATTACCGGCATCGCCACTGTTGATACGTCAGTGATCGCCATACTGACGCGCATGATGCAGGCATCTGCGCTGATTGGCGCAACGCCGATGCTGGCGGGCATCTCGGCAGTGACGGCGCACCTGATGGTGCAGGAGGGGGCCGCCGACCTGAAGGTGCAGACGTATCGCACGTTACAGAGCGCAATTATGGCTGCCATTGAAGGAGATCGCCCCTTTCCTTTGCGGGTCTCGAACGGAAGACAGCCACGCACCGGATGAAATGGACAGCGATGTGTCGTCAGGGGTGGGTTTGGGGAGAATGCGACAAGGATTTCTGGCGCGCCAACGCCCGTTTTCCCCGCATCCACCTGTCTCCTTCTCCCGCAAGGTCAAAACGCTGTGAATCGGGTCTGAACCCAACTGTCACGGAGAGCGCGCGAGCGCCATGCCGTCGGCGTTCAGTTCGTTCCTGACACAATCTGACGGATGACGGCGCTCCCCGCTTTTGCGGCGCCAGGAGCGGGGACAAACAAGAAGCGGCTGAGACGAACCCCAGCCGCCAGATGGATACTGAGTTGAATGTTCTGCTACGCCTGTGCAGAGGAGCGCTGCTCAAAGTGAATATAGGGCGCGGAGCGCACCGCCGCGTAGACCATACCCAGGATCATCCCATAGACCATATTCTGGATCAGGAACGAAGGCGCATAGATTTCGAGCAGCAGTGGGTTGACAATCGGCAGGACAATGAAATAGGCAATCAGCCAGATCGCCAGACCGTACACAAAGCCGAACACCACCGGCGCGCCGTAATCGAGCGGCATCTTCCAGACGCGGCAGGAGATTGTGCCATACAGAGCGCCAAAGAACGCCGAGAGCGACAGGTGGATCAGGCTGCCGACGATCACCGGAATGGCGACAAACCCTTCACCGGCGGTCGCACCCAGCCCTAGCACAAATGTCGAAATCAGTTTTGCCGCCTTCCACAGATCGGCGCCCATCGCAATCGCCAGGATCGCACCAACCACCGCCATCGTGACACCGCCAACCAGACCGGCGACTGCACCACCGACTTCGATCTTCGTCAGCAGTGGTGTTGCCGATGCGCGAACAACCTGCGACGCTGCTGAACGACTGACCTGCGATTGCGTGCTCATTGCGCTCCTCCTTGAATGAATGCGCCAGGTTTGTAACTCCTGATAGAAAGACGATACTCTGTTTGGTTGACGGAGAAACGTTGCAAAGGGGTTTATCGTTAATATAGCAGGTTGGGCAAAACCTGTGCATGTCCAGAAGTCGAGATCACGCCTCACCAATGAGAGGAGCGTTCCCCGCCGTTCGGCGGGTTTGTGGTGTGTTTCACGTGTGGGGTGGGGGGAACGGCGCCTTTCTATTCTTGCTTCAGCCCTACGTGCTGCTCACCGCCTTTCTCCAGGACCCACGAAGATGCGGACGACCATCCTGCCACCGATGCGCCTGTGCGGCGCCGGCGTCAGGACAAAAGACTCATGGGTTGGGCGACGTTCTTCGTCTCCTCTCACGCTGAACGTTCGATTCTCGAAGTCCATGCTGCACGAGGGGAGAGGGGGTATGGCGGTGAGGATGGACGAAGAGTGCGATGCGGCAAATACCCCCTCATCCCTGAAAAACACCCCGCTCAAGCGGGGGAGTCGCTGCCATGTCCGAGTTTCTGGCTTCCTGCGTTCAACGTATAATGTGTCGTATGCAATGTGCGACATTCAACATGGCAGCGACATCGCATTGCCACGTCGCTGCCTGCCACCTCTTACCGCTGCCTGCCCTACGCCTTCACCGCTCTGTGCCGCTCGCTACGCTCCTCACGCCGATCAAAGCGCGATGACGAACGCAGAAAACCGTATGCCAACCCCGTCGAAAGCCCATACGTCAGGTTCTGGATCAGAAATGCCGGAGCATAGATTTCGAGCACCAGCGGATTGAGCAGCGGCAGTATGATGAAGTAGGCGATCAACCAGATCGTCAATCCGTACACGAAGCCGAACACCATTGGCGCGCCATAACTGAGCGGCATCTTCCAGATGCGCGTCGTCAGTACGCCAAAACCGATCCCGAACAACGCCGAGAGCGCCAGATGGATCAGGCTGCCAATGACGACCGGACCGGCGAGGAAGCCCGGCGCCGTCGCTGCATCGGGGTTTACCACGAATGTGGAGATTAATTTCGGGGCTTTCCAAAGGTCATCGCCAATGGCGATAGCAAGCGCTGCGCCGATGATTGCCATCATGACCCCACCGATCAGTCCGGCAAGCGCTCCGCTCAGCTCGACCCGCATGCCCGACCGACTTTCAACGACCAATCCGTTCACGCTCGTCTCGATGTTCATGGGATACCTCCTTGTGATCGGCGCATGATGCGATGCGCAACCGTACCGTCTGGATGTGTGCGCGATGTTTCGGAGGCGGTGCGGAGAGAAGAATACAAATCAAATTATAGTAAATGCAGACAAACTATGTCAAGTTTGTTCGAAAAGGTACAAGCGAGGGATGAGAACCAGTGACCGGAAATCGGGAACGGGTCAGGAAGTGGGGAGTGGGGACTCACCTCCCATCTCTCACCTGCCGCCTGCCCACGTGCAATGTGCATCTTCCCGCCTTTGATGGACAACCTTTTGCGTCTTTGTATTTCGCAAAAGCGCAGTACTCGCAGGTCGTAAGCAGGATATAATACTATGGTTGAATCCGAAGCGTGCTGGTTATGAATCGGCGTGAGCAGACGTCGCCGGGGCGCCAGGTGAGGAGGAGCGGAGGGATGCACATTCGCCAGCATCCTTGTGACCCTTAATCGTTCTGGCGACGAATGATCTGAGGAACGCTGCGATGAGACTGTGCGCCGCTCAGATACGACCTGTCATGGGCGATATTGCAAGAAATGCTGCGCGGCATTTTGAAATCGTCGATCTTGCTGTCGCCTGCCACGCCGACCTGGTGTTCTTCCCGGAGCTGTCGCTGACGGGTTATGCGCCCCCGCTTGCAACGTCGCTCGCCAGCAGCGCCGCCGATCCTTGTCTTAACGCATTGCAGCAGCGTAGCGATGCGCATAACATCGTCATTGGCGCAGGTCTGCCGATTGCCGCCGATTCCGGCGTCCAGATCGGTATGGTCTGGTTCGTGCCAGACGCGCCGCGTCGCGTGTACGCAAAGCAACAATTGCACGTCGATGAAATGTCCTGCTTCGTGCCGGGCAGCGAACAGATTATTTTGGAGGTCGCAGGCTGGAGACTGGCGCCGGCTCTATGCTATGAGTCGCTCCAGATGAACCATGCTGATGGCGCAGCTCGTCTGGGCGCAGAGGTTTATCTCGCCAGCGTCGCCAAACCCGCAGGCAATCTGGCGAAAGCGATGCTGCATTATCCCGCAGTCGCTCGCAGGCATGCCATGTACGTCATCATGGCGAACTGTACGGGTCCATGCGACGACTTTGTGAGCGTTGGTCAGTCGGCTGTATGGAATAGCCGTGGGGAGCGGCTCGCGCATATGGGCAGTGACTCGGAGGGGGTGGTGATGCTGGACGTGGACAGCGGAACTGCAAGCGTTCACGAGATTGCCGGTGGGTCAAGAACACGAGAGTAAGGAACTATTCACGGTTGGGGTAAACGATGCCGCCGGTCGCCCAAGACGGCGGTTTGGGGTCCGCCCCTGAAGGAGAAACGGCGGCGGAATGGTCTCAGCAAACGCCAACGCACGGCGCCCAGTCGCCCCAAGGCGCCGCATAGAACGCCTGCGCCCCCAGGAAGAGCGTGAATAGTTACGAGAGTGACCGACGACAACGGTGACGCTGTGCCCACAAGACCTGGCTGTTCTGCGCGATATTCTGCGCCAATATGACCAGGCGCGCGTCTTTGGTTTGCGCGCCACCGGCGCCGCCGGACGCACATCCGACGTTGATCTGGCGATTACTGCACCGGATATGAGCAGCAGTGCGTGGCACGATTTCTGCGAAGCGCTCGAGTGCGCGCCGATCATTGATGAATTGGATATTGTGCGCGAAGAGGACGTGGTCGAAGAGCGGTTGCGTGAGGCGATGCAGCGGGATGAGGTTGTGATGTACCAATCGGGCGATGGGGAGAGTCGCACAGAACCATGAGATCGTCCTGGGCGCAATGGTTCTCTGGATTTTGTTCTGAAAGCGAAAGAAGGCGCATCTATGTTTCAGATCATCGATGGCATTCCGGTCTGGGGCGAACACGACGAAGCCACCATTGAGCAGATTCGCCGCTGCGCCCGCGATCCCGAAGCGGTCAAGGCGGCGCTGATGGCGGATGGGCATGTCGGCTACAGTATGCCGATTGGCGGCGTTGTCGCCTACCGCGACGCCGTCAGTCCCAGCGGCGTCGGGTACGACATTTCCTGCGGCATCAAAGGGGTCCGCACCAACCTGCGCGCCGATGACATTCGCAAAGATATCGGCAAGATTATGGACCAGGTGGCGCGCGAAGTAGTCTTCGGCGTTGGCAGTACCAGCGGCAAAGCTGCCAATCATCCGTTATTCGACGACCCGACCTGGCGCGATATTCCAGAGGTCGGCAAACTGCGCCAGATGGCGCGTGAGCAGCTCGGCACCGTCGGTTCAGGAAATCACTGGGTCGATATTCTCGAAGACGAGGAAGGATGGGTGTGGGTTGCGGCGCACTTTGGCAGCCGGGGTCTCGGGCATCGCATTGCGAGTGGCTTCCTCAACCTGGCACACGGACGACCGTTCGATGCTCCGGCGCCGGGTGAGTCGATGCAGCAGCCGGCGACGGTCATCTCGCTGCGGCGCGACCTGGGACAGGCGTACTGGCAGGCCATGACGCTCGCCGGACGCTATGCGTATGCCGGGCGCGACTTCGTGGTGCAGCAGGTGCTCGACATCCTGGGCGCTCAGGTGACCGAAGAGGTTCACAACCACCACAACTACGCCTGGAAAGAAAAGGTCAACGGTGAGGAACTGATCGTCGTGCGCAAAGGCGCTACACCTGCCTGGCCCGGTCAGCGTGGCTTTGTCGGCGGTTCGATGGGAGACATCAGCGTGGTGGTTGAAGGAGTGGAGAGCGAGGAGTCGCGGCTTGGACTGCACAGCACTATCCACGGCGCCGGGCGCGTCATGAGTCGCATACAGGCGGCTGGCAAGCGGCGCTGGGTGAAGCGCAACGGTCGGCGGGTGCAGGAAGTCGTCAAGCCGGGCAAGATCACCCGTGAAATGATGCTCGAATGGCTGCGCCGCGAGGGAGTCGAACTGCGCGGCGGCGGCACGGATGAGAGTCCGCACGTTTACCGCCGCTTGCCGGAGGTGCTGAAGCA
This region includes:
- a CDS encoding HAMP domain-containing protein, which gives rise to MRSIRTVWLTILLLFALLPMLVVGGVLSWIGRDLQIRQALSIQHEIAERSEALVVNFVEEALLEANILVRTPAFVNGSPEQQRALLSQTLFERNLFDSLVIADAAGVERLGVSRLGIARPDQLTNRASDPMFAAAVSTEQPTFGELRTHPLNGELLLPIALPYRFPGAASVTGVLFAEARMSRVIEQVVNIPVGMNGAVTLFNRNGQVIAHRNRDLIGRTVALPVTDEPQTLSGAAGTIVLMTLRDVVTGDYILRIAVEQPVDEVYQPFVQNLQIIAALVALTASAAVVGSMIVVQTITRPILRLAHVSEAISVGDLSQRVPVTRRDEIGLLQQNFNRMAENILAQQTALAARNAELEQSFQAQRRLFETVQQLSTPLLPVWEGVVVMPIIGHVDAERGRAILDALLHGIAERRARVAILDITGIATVDTSVIAILTRMMQASALIGATPMLAGISAVTAHLMVQEGAADLKVQTYRTLQSAIMAAIEGDRPFPLRVSNGRQPRTG
- a CDS encoding carbon-nitrogen hydrolase family protein, which gives rise to MRLCAAQIRPVMGDIARNAARHFEIVDLAVACHADLVFFPELSLTGYAPPLATSLASSAADPCLNALQQRSDAHNIVIGAGLPIAADSGVQIGMVWFVPDAPRRVYAKQQLHVDEMSCFVPGSEQIILEVAGWRLAPALCYESLQMNHADGAARLGAEVYLASVAKPAGNLAKAMLHYPAVARRHAMYVIMANCTGPCDDFVSVGQSAVWNSRGERLAHMGSDSEGVVMLDVDSGTASVHEIAGGSRTRE
- a CDS encoding nucleotidyltransferase domain-containing protein; amino-acid sequence: MTLCPQDLAVLRDILRQYDQARVFGLRATGAAGRTSDVDLAITAPDMSSSAWHDFCEALECAPIIDELDIVREEDVVEERLREAMQRDEVVMYQSGDGESRTEP
- a CDS encoding RtcB family protein, with amino-acid sequence MFQIIDGIPVWGEHDEATIEQIRRCARDPEAVKAALMADGHVGYSMPIGGVVAYRDAVSPSGVGYDISCGIKGVRTNLRADDIRKDIGKIMDQVAREVVFGVGSTSGKAANHPLFDDPTWRDIPEVGKLRQMAREQLGTVGSGNHWVDILEDEEGWVWVAAHFGSRGLGHRIASGFLNLAHGRPFDAPAPGESMQQPATVISLRRDLGQAYWQAMTLAGRYAYAGRDFVVQQVLDILGAQVTEEVHNHHNYAWKEKVNGEELIVVRKGATPAWPGQRGFVGGSMGDISVVVEGVESEESRLGLHSTIHGAGRVMSRIQAAGKRRWVKRNGRRVQEVVKPGKITREMMLEWLRREGVELRGGGTDESPHVYRRLPEVLKHHANTIKIVHTLKPMGVAMAGEDVFDPYKD